The proteins below come from a single Leptotrichia sp. oral taxon 223 genomic window:
- a CDS encoding N-acetylmuramoyl-L-alanine amidase — protein MKKVMSMLIISAAAVVPVKAEAGSGSAARSNSGELICIDPGHQLKGNPGLEEVAPGSSKKKPKVSSGTRGVATKKYEYQLTLEVGLKLRKALQDKGYKVFMVRETHDVNISNKERAIKTNNAGCTLYIRLHADGINNSSTQGATVLTSSPKNPYTKSVQKSSDKFSRDILSEYVKATGAKNRGVSYRDDLTGTNWSKVTNTLIEFGFMSNPEEDRKMSTPEYQEKMVNGMVNGIEKYLREK, from the coding sequence ATGAAAAAAGTAATGTCAATGCTGATAATAAGTGCAGCGGCAGTTGTTCCAGTAAAAGCTGAGGCTGGCAGCGGGAGTGCAGCTAGAAGTAATAGTGGAGAATTAATCTGCATAGATCCAGGACATCAGCTTAAAGGAAATCCAGGGCTTGAAGAAGTTGCACCAGGTTCATCAAAGAAAAAGCCAAAAGTTTCATCTGGGACAAGAGGAGTAGCAACAAAAAAATATGAATATCAGCTTACACTTGAAGTTGGATTGAAATTAAGAAAAGCATTGCAAGATAAAGGTTACAAGGTATTTATGGTACGTGAAACACATGATGTGAATATCAGTAATAAGGAGCGTGCAATCAAGACAAATAACGCAGGATGTACTCTTTATATAAGACTTCACGCTGATGGAATCAACAATTCCTCAACACAGGGAGCCACAGTTTTGACTTCTTCACCAAAAAATCCATACACAAAAAGTGTCCAAAAATCCAGCGACAAATTTTCACGTGACATATTATCAGAATACGTAAAAGCGACAGGAGCCAAAAACCGTGGAGTATCCTACCGTGACGACTTGACAGGAACAAACTGGTCCAAAGTTACAAATACGCTGATTGAATTTGGATTTATGTCAAATCCAGAAGAGGACAGAAAAATGTCAACACCGGAATATCAGGAAAAGATGGTAAATGGAATGGTAAACGGTATTGAAAAATATTTAAGAGAAAAATAA
- a CDS encoding carbon starvation protein A — MISFILAIVALILGYAFYSKFVEKVFGIEPDRIPPSIEYYDGVDYVQVSTPKAFLIQFLNIAGTGPIFGAIAGALWGPAAFLWIVFGCIFGGAVHDFLIGMLSLRDKGSSIGELVGQNLGVVMQQIMRVFSIVLLLLVGVVFIKSPADILHNLIPGVSAMTFTIIIIAYYILATILPLDKIIAKIYPIFGFALLFMAIGIGTMLIYGQFKGAFAIPEITEIFKGNPHPKGTSMFPYLFISIACGAVSGFHATQSPMVARCLKNETEGRKVFYGAMIAEGVVALVWAAAAMTVFGGIKELAAAGTPAVVVNKASIQLLGVFGAFLAVLGVVACPITSGDTAFRGSRLIIADIFKIKQSPIKNRFLIAIPLFIIGIYLTTIDFNVIWRYFAWANQTLAAVSLWTATVWLVKKGKSFLFALIPSMFMTMVVTTYIVIAPEGFVRFFKNVPVHTIEFYGILIASVVTIICTALLFNYKHHLHENSHHAERLNVAK, encoded by the coding sequence ATGATTTCTTTCATTTTAGCAATAGTTGCTCTTATTTTAGGTTATGCATTTTACAGTAAATTTGTAGAAAAAGTTTTTGGAATAGAACCTGACAGAATACCGCCTTCAATCGAATACTACGATGGTGTTGACTATGTGCAAGTTAGCACTCCAAAAGCATTTTTGATTCAATTTCTGAATATTGCGGGAACAGGACCAATTTTTGGAGCTATCGCAGGGGCTTTGTGGGGGCCAGCCGCATTTTTGTGGATTGTTTTTGGATGTATATTTGGAGGGGCAGTTCACGATTTCTTGATTGGAATGCTTTCACTTAGAGACAAGGGGAGCAGCATTGGTGAACTCGTAGGACAAAATCTGGGCGTTGTAATGCAGCAGATTATGAGAGTTTTTTCAATTGTATTGCTTCTTTTAGTTGGAGTAGTATTTATAAAATCGCCTGCCGACATTCTTCATAATTTGATTCCAGGCGTAAGCGCCATGACTTTTACAATTATTATAATTGCTTATTACATTTTGGCGACAATTCTCCCACTTGATAAAATCATTGCCAAAATTTACCCAATCTTTGGTTTTGCATTATTATTTATGGCGATTGGTATTGGGACAATGTTAATTTACGGACAATTTAAAGGTGCTTTTGCAATTCCTGAAATTACTGAAATTTTTAAAGGAAATCCGCATCCTAAAGGAACTTCAATGTTTCCCTACTTATTTATTTCAATAGCCTGCGGTGCAGTAAGCGGGTTCCACGCTACTCAATCCCCAATGGTTGCACGTTGCTTAAAAAATGAAACTGAAGGAAGAAAAGTTTTTTATGGCGCTATGATTGCAGAAGGTGTTGTTGCGTTGGTATGGGCTGCCGCTGCGATGACTGTGTTTGGTGGAATTAAAGAACTTGCCGCTGCCGGAACTCCTGCGGTTGTTGTAAATAAGGCATCTATTCAGTTGCTTGGTGTATTTGGGGCGTTTCTAGCTGTACTAGGTGTTGTTGCTTGTCCTATTACTTCGGGAGATACTGCCTTTAGAGGTTCACGGTTAATTATTGCCGACATTTTCAAAATTAAGCAAAGTCCAATAAAAAATAGATTTTTAATCGCAATACCTTTATTTATCATTGGTATTTATTTAACAACTATCGACTTTAACGTTATTTGGAGATATTTTGCATGGGCAAATCAAACTTTGGCGGCGGTTTCATTATGGACTGCAACAGTATGGCTTGTTAAAAAAGGAAAATCATTCTTATTCGCATTAATTCCTTCAATGTTTATGACAATGGTTGTTACAACCTATATTGTAATTGCTCCAGAAGGCTTTGTAAGATTTTTTAAGAATGTGCCTGTTCACACTATTGAATTTTATGGTATTTTAATCGCAAGTGTTGTTACTATTATCTGTACAGCATTATTATTTAACTACAAGCATCATTTACATGAAAATTCTCACCATGCTGAACGTTTAAACGTTGCAAAATGA
- a CDS encoding sel1 repeat family protein, translating into MEILISVLIVVIGIVILIIMNFRNRKKMYEFDDFSRKEENRENEEESDNVDRFGHRVVSIDDIVEVDYSQNYEGNEEERNEEYQKSIFFAHQSIILGNFERAKKELERAAGLKMRGNYELGKFYYYCKKDIQNAINMFNFAYNDGVKEAAYYLGMIEEGAENDGLAQDWYNEGAKNGEINSIIRLGKIAEEKKDYEEAESIYLKIADTKNAELIYNLVRIYFKQNKREKILEWQEKLLNEKQIMGLNSEIIKNIEFMLGNEKDRKYVELINQGNELLEKKDYGNAQKLFLEATQYNERGYLLLAKSYYVAGNGEKAKDMYGKAYSLGVKEAAYELGKYFDTVEENEKEAEKWYKIGQELGNAKSIYELGILYECSKEFGKSEEEAYKIYEKAANMKYASAISDMIYYNNRQENGNKSKEWAFKILNETGLIELRREAIRDAQDFLEEMGEYTGNKISEKNYEIEYDNDLIYFIEKNSKGRNIKEETYKRKKSNFWMIFGIVIFILRLIIKCSEY; encoded by the coding sequence ATGGAAATATTAATATCGGTATTAATCGTAGTTATTGGAATTGTAATTTTGATAATAATGAATTTTAGAAATCGTAAAAAAATGTATGAATTTGATGATTTTTCGAGAAAAGAAGAAAACAGGGAAAATGAAGAGGAATCAGATAATGTGGATAGATTTGGGCATAGGGTTGTTTCAATAGATGATATTGTTGAAGTGGATTATTCACAAAATTATGAAGGAAATGAAGAAGAAAGAAATGAAGAGTATCAGAAAAGTATTTTTTTTGCACATCAAAGTATAATTCTGGGAAATTTTGAGAGGGCGAAGAAAGAGCTGGAAAGAGCAGCAGGATTGAAGATGAGAGGGAATTATGAGCTGGGTAAATTTTATTATTATTGTAAAAAGGATATACAAAATGCGATTAATATGTTCAATTTTGCGTATAATGATGGAGTAAAAGAAGCAGCTTATTATCTTGGAATGATTGAAGAGGGAGCGGAAAATGATGGACTTGCACAGGACTGGTATAACGAGGGTGCAAAAAATGGCGAAATTAATTCGATAATTAGGCTAGGAAAAATTGCTGAAGAAAAGAAGGATTATGAAGAAGCAGAAAGTATTTATTTAAAAATTGCTGATACAAAAAATGCTGAATTAATATACAATCTTGTAAGAATTTACTTTAAGCAGAATAAAAGAGAAAAAATACTAGAATGGCAGGAAAAATTGTTAAATGAAAAGCAAATTATGGGATTGAATTCTGAAATAATCAAGAATATTGAATTTATGCTCGGAAATGAAAAAGACAGAAAATACGTGGAACTGATTAATCAGGGAAATGAACTTTTGGAAAAGAAAGATTATGGAAATGCTCAAAAATTGTTTCTTGAAGCAACACAGTATAATGAAAGAGGATATTTGTTACTTGCAAAATCATATTATGTTGCAGGTAATGGAGAAAAAGCCAAAGATATGTATGGAAAGGCATACTCTCTGGGAGTGAAAGAGGCGGCTTATGAACTTGGGAAATATTTTGATACGGTTGAAGAAAATGAGAAAGAAGCTGAAAAATGGTATAAAATTGGGCAGGAACTGGGAAATGCAAAATCTATTTATGAACTTGGGATACTTTATGAATGCAGTAAAGAATTTGGAAAAAGTGAAGAGGAAGCATACAAGATATATGAAAAAGCTGCTAATATGAAATATGCTTCTGCAATTAGTGATATGATATATTACAATAATAGACAGGAAAATGGAAACAAATCAAAGGAATGGGCATTTAAAATATTAAATGAAACAGGATTGATTGAACTTAGGAGAGAAGCAATAAGAGATGCACAGGATTTTCTGGAAGAAATGGGAGAATATACGGGCAATAAAATTTCAGAAAAAAATTATGAAATTGAATACGATAACGATTTGATATATTTTATAGAAAAAAATTCTAAAGGCAGAAATATAAAGGAAGAAACTTATAAAAGAAAAAAGTCAAATTTCTGGATGATATTTGGAATTGTAATTTTTATACTGCGGCTGATTATAAAATGTTCAGAGTATTAA
- a CDS encoding DKNYY domain-containing protein: MKKRLLKILMLLFLIRNLTFSEYVVKDGKVFYDGKEVLRADIGSFRILNNKIAVDSQNIYFLGSRTIKSEKNAYDTSEPVYKLSSDSGKLKIDKEEYDIKKFKLISSNVKNSNFYFLKYDKKIYVVYGYNHSVFFSEILNVDYETFESVSKNLVKDKNKVYFVNSFTADSHNRYLIDFGIKEIKGITPKNFKVIADNLRYNLIFTENNGKLYFLNLYPLVKYEFTFEELSQMDNKTFKPFDYKFIKDKNNVYYLYGYDKFIKFEEADAKTFEVIGNGYARDKSNIYFLYPNLEYIMPIKMEADRKSFNLIKVGEDYTFYARDKKNIYCDGRILEGADYKTFRIFKEKDENGKEVVKIKDKNHEYDENCRIKDKNKF; the protein is encoded by the coding sequence ATGAAAAAGCGGTTATTGAAAATATTAATGCTATTATTTTTAATTAGGAATTTAACATTTTCAGAATATGTTGTGAAAGACGGGAAAGTTTTTTATGATGGTAAGGAAGTTTTGAGAGCAGATATAGGAAGTTTTAGGATTTTGAATAATAAAATTGCTGTTGATAGTCAGAATATATATTTTTTAGGAAGCAGAACGATAAAATCTGAAAAAAATGCTTATGATACATCAGAACCTGTTTACAAACTTTCAAGTGATTCAGGAAAATTGAAAATAGATAAAGAAGAATACGATATAAAAAAATTTAAATTAATTTCAAGTAATGTAAAAAATAGTAATTTTTATTTTCTAAAATATGATAAAAAAATATATGTTGTATATGGGTATAATCATAGCGTTTTTTTTAGTGAAATATTAAATGTAGATTATGAAACTTTTGAGAGCGTGTCTAAAAATTTAGTAAAGGATAAAAATAAAGTTTATTTTGTTAACTCGTTTACAGCAGATTCACATAATAGATATTTAATTGATTTTGGAATAAAAGAAATAAAGGGAATTACTCCTAAAAATTTTAAAGTTATTGCAGATAATTTAAGATATAATTTAATATTTACTGAAAATAATGGGAAATTATATTTTTTAAATCTTTATCCGTTAGTTAAATACGAATTTACATTTGAAGAATTATCCCAAATGGACAATAAAACGTTTAAACCTTTTGATTACAAATTTATAAAAGATAAAAACAATGTTTATTATTTATATGGATATGATAAATTTATAAAATTTGAAGAGGCAGATGCAAAGACATTTGAAGTTATTGGGAACGGCTATGCAAGGGATAAAAGCAATATTTATTTTTTGTATCCAAATTTGGAATATATAATGCCAATAAAAATGGAGGCAGATAGAAAGTCGTTTAATTTGATTAAAGTTGGAGAAGATTATACATTTTATGCGAGAGATAAGAAAAACATTTATTGTGATGGCAGAATATTAGAAGGTGCAGATTACAAGACATTCAGAATTTTTAAAGAAAAAGATGAAAATGGAAAAGAAGTTGTGAAAATAAAAGATAAAAATCATGAATATGATGAAAATTGTCGGATAAAAGATAAAAATAAGTTTTAG
- the fic gene encoding protein adenylyltransferase Fic → MVNNKYIWENESDKILKRLVSQDNEEFLSKKRAKELFDNGILKKIQVGTFEGLKEIHRYLFQECYGTAGKIREHDIRKGDTVFCRAMYLEDNLKTVSKMPENTFEEIIEKYVEMNIMHPFYEGNGRTTRIWLDQMLIRSLGMCVNWQNISRNNYLSAMKRSVVNDLELKMLLKENLTEDVESRDIFMNGINQSYEYENMRKYDVINI, encoded by the coding sequence ATGGTAAATAATAAATACATTTGGGAAAATGAAAGTGACAAAATTTTAAAAAGGTTAGTTTCACAAGATAATGAAGAATTTTTGAGTAAAAAAAGGGCAAAAGAGTTATTTGATAATGGGATATTGAAAAAAATTCAAGTGGGAACTTTTGAAGGCTTGAAGGAAATACATAGGTATTTGTTTCAGGAATGTTATGGAACTGCAGGAAAAATACGGGAACATGATATTCGGAAAGGCGATACTGTGTTTTGTCGTGCGATGTATCTTGAAGATAATTTAAAGACAGTTTCTAAAATGCCTGAAAATACTTTTGAAGAAATAATTGAAAAATATGTTGAGATGAATATAATGCATCCGTTTTATGAGGGAAATGGAAGAACGACTAGGATTTGGCTGGATCAGATGTTGATAAGAAGTCTTGGAATGTGTGTAAATTGGCAAAATATCAGTAGAAATAATTATTTATCAGCAATGAAAAGAAGTGTGGTTAATGATTTGGAACTAAAGATGCTTTTGAAAGAGAATTTGACGGAAGATGTGGAAAGTAGAGATATATTTATGAATGGTATTAATCAGTCTTATGAATATGAGAATATGAGGAAATATGATGTGATAAATATATGA
- a CDS encoding helix-turn-helix domain-containing protein, whose protein sequence is MDIVKVFGDNVKIYRKKLQLSQEKLAEKAHLHRTYISAIECYKRSISLENIQRIADALEIETYKLFLECDKNENK, encoded by the coding sequence ATGGATATTGTAAAAGTATTTGGAGACAATGTAAAAATTTACAGAAAAAAATTACAATTGTCTCAAGAAAAACTTGCAGAAAAAGCTCATTTACATAGAACTTATATTAGTGCTATAGAATGTTACAAAAGAAGTATTTCTCTTGAAAATATACAGAGAATTGCAGACGCACTAGAAATTGAAACTTATAAATTATTTTTGGAGTGTGATAAAAATGAGAATAAATAA
- a CDS encoding TRM11 family methyltransferase — protein sequence MSEYNDLDMKKWKEYEEINTDSLWIIKKRDNTGTHSGDYHGNFVPQIPRQLMLRYTKKGDYILDPFLGSGTTLIEANRMGRNGIGIELQKEVLENTKNKLILEKDDNTKMFIKVGDSENVNINKILQKCKIEKVQFVIFHPPYWDIIKFSEDKRDLSNSKTLEIFLEKMSKIIDNTCKYLEKDRYCAVVIGDKYQNGEIIPIGFKVMNLFLEKNFKMKAIIVKNFEETKGKFNQKAIWRYRALANDFYIFKHEYIMVFKKIK from the coding sequence ATGAGTGAATATAATGATTTAGATATGAAAAAATGGAAAGAATATGAAGAAATAAATACAGATTCCTTGTGGATAATAAAAAAGAGGGATAATACAGGTACTCATAGTGGAGATTATCATGGAAATTTTGTACCACAGATACCAAGACAATTAATGTTGAGATATACAAAAAAAGGAGATTATATTTTAGATCCTTTTTTGGGAAGTGGAACGACACTTATTGAGGCAAATAGAATGGGTAGAAATGGTATAGGAATTGAATTACAAAAAGAAGTTTTAGAAAATACAAAAAATAAATTGATTTTAGAAAAAGATGATAATACAAAAATGTTTATTAAGGTAGGAGACAGTGAAAATGTAAATATCAATAAAATATTGCAAAAATGTAAAATAGAAAAAGTACAATTTGTAATATTTCATCCGCCTTATTGGGATATAATAAAATTTTCAGAAGATAAAAGAGATTTATCAAATTCAAAAACTTTAGAAATTTTTTTGGAAAAAATGTCAAAAATAATTGATAATACTTGTAAATATCTTGAGAAAGATAGATATTGTGCAGTTGTTATTGGAGATAAATATCAAAATGGAGAAATAATTCCGATTGGCTTTAAAGTTATGAATTTATTTTTAGAAAAAAATTTCAAAATGAAAGCAATTATTGTAAAAAATTTTGAAGAAACAAAAGGTAAATTTAATCAAAAGGCAATTTGGCGATATAGAGCATTGGCAAATGATTTTTATATTTTTAAGCATGAGTATATAATGGTATTTAAAAAGATAAAATAA
- a CDS encoding DNA adenine methylase: MNYIGSKYSLIDFLVQSVEDFTKFKTFEDKKFCDIFSGTSIVGMEFKKRGCKVIANDIQYYSYVLAKHFIENNCKIQDKYSKEFNELKGKEGFIFQNYCMGSGSERNYFSDINGKKCDEIRERIENLKVKNLIKEEEYYFYLASLINSIDKYANTASVYGAFLKHIKKSAQKELIFECLPTIIGKRKGKAYNEDANLLIKKIKGDILYLDPPYNSRQYSANYHILETVAKNDNPEIKGKTGLRVDNVKSKWCSKRTVKEVFDDLIKNSKFKYIFLSYNNEGLMSFDEIEQILGKYGKYKLYSQEYKRFRADKAHLRNHKADKTIEYLHCLEKK, encoded by the coding sequence GTGAATTATATAGGATCAAAATATTCTCTAATAGATTTTTTAGTTCAGTCAGTAGAAGATTTTACAAAATTTAAGACATTTGAAGATAAGAAATTTTGTGATATTTTTTCTGGAACTTCTATTGTGGGAATGGAATTTAAAAAAAGAGGATGTAAAGTTATAGCAAATGATATTCAGTATTATAGTTATGTTTTGGCAAAACACTTTATTGAAAATAATTGTAAAATACAGGACAAATATTCAAAAGAATTTAATGAACTTAAAGGAAAAGAAGGATTTATATTTCAAAATTACTGTATGGGTTCAGGAAGTGAAAGAAATTATTTTTCAGATATTAATGGAAAAAAGTGTGATGAAATAAGGGAGAGAATTGAAAATTTAAAAGTTAAAAATTTAATAAAAGAAGAAGAATATTATTTTTATTTAGCAAGTTTGATAAATTCTATTGATAAGTATGCAAATACAGCTTCTGTTTATGGTGCATTTTTGAAACATATAAAAAAATCTGCACAAAAAGAATTAATTTTTGAGTGTTTGCCAACAATAATTGGAAAACGTAAAGGCAAAGCATATAACGAAGATGCTAATTTATTAATAAAAAAAATAAAAGGTGATATTTTGTATTTAGATCCACCGTATAATAGCAGACAATATTCTGCTAATTATCATATTTTAGAAACTGTTGCGAAAAATGATAATCCAGAAATAAAAGGAAAAACAGGACTTAGAGTAGATAATGTTAAATCAAAATGGTGTTCTAAGAGAACAGTAAAAGAAGTATTTGATGATTTAATAAAAAATTCAAAGTTTAAGTATATTTTTTTGAGCTATAATAATGAAGGACTTATGTCATTTGATGAAATTGAGCAAATTTTAGGAAAATATGGCAAGTATAAATTGTATTCGCAGGAATATAAGAGATTTAGAGCTGACAAGGCACATTTAAGAAATCATAAAGCGGATAAAACAATAGAATACTTACATTGTTTAGAAAAAAAATAA
- a CDS encoding ABC-F family ATP-binding cassette domain-containing protein — MSLVQFNKVYKQFAGEYILRDVNFTIEERDKIGLVGVNGAGKSTIIRMLLGEERIDGNENNLNEFGEIVKSGATKIGYLAQNTEFSDEKNTIYEEMMTIFEEERKIWDEIQKVNMLLGTANEDEMEKLINKSAELSSIYEAKNGYEIEYKIKQVLTGLELTGEYENLLLQDLSGGERTRVSLAKLLLSEPDLLILDEPTNHLDLISIEWLEDYLKKYNKAFLLVSHDRIFLDNVCTKIFELENKKLHKYDGNFSSFILQKEMILKGEIKRYEKEQEKIKKMEEYIDRFRAGIKARQAKGRQKILDRIERMEDPVFNPQRMRLKFEAAKMSGENVLKVRNLSKSFDGKKVLNNINFELFRGERVGIIGKNGIGKSTLLKILLDKLPKDTGEIEFGTRLKIGYYDQNHQEFSQESTILQEINNSLDLTEEYLRTLAGGFLFSGDDVQKKISMLSGGERVRVAFLKLYMEKANFLILDEPTNHLDVYSIEVLEDALEDFDGTMLVVSHNRHFLDTICNTIYCLDENGLTKFKGNYEDYKESLKTAKSASQGTDLETKEEKKLSYQEQKEQSRKIAKLKRDIEKLEKEMEKITEMRENLNTEYEKAGKENNMEKLMEVQEKLDKLEEEEMEKMEEWDVKSGELENLE; from the coding sequence ATGAGTTTAGTTCAGTTTAATAAGGTATATAAGCAATTTGCAGGGGAATATATTTTGAGAGATGTTAATTTTACGATTGAAGAAAGAGATAAGATTGGGCTTGTGGGGGTAAATGGAGCTGGGAAGTCTACAATTATCAGGATGCTTTTGGGGGAAGAGCGGATTGATGGGAATGAGAATAATCTTAATGAGTTTGGGGAAATTGTGAAAAGTGGGGCTACAAAAATTGGGTATTTGGCACAGAATACGGAGTTTTCGGATGAAAAAAATACGATTTACGAGGAAATGATGACTATTTTTGAGGAAGAGAGAAAAATCTGGGACGAGATTCAGAAGGTTAATATGCTTTTGGGAACAGCGAACGAAGATGAAATGGAAAAGCTGATTAATAAATCTGCTGAACTTTCTTCTATTTACGAGGCAAAAAATGGTTATGAGATTGAATACAAGATTAAACAGGTGCTTACAGGGCTTGAGCTTACTGGAGAATATGAGAATTTGTTATTGCAGGATTTGAGTGGTGGAGAAAGAACACGTGTTTCACTTGCAAAACTGCTTTTGTCTGAACCTGACTTGCTGATTCTTGACGAGCCGACAAACCATCTGGACTTGATTTCGATTGAGTGGCTTGAGGATTATTTGAAAAAGTATAATAAGGCGTTTTTGCTTGTTTCTCACGATAGAATATTTTTGGATAATGTCTGTACAAAAATTTTTGAGTTGGAAAATAAAAAATTGCATAAGTATGACGGAAATTTTTCGTCGTTTATTCTTCAAAAAGAGATGATTTTGAAGGGCGAAATTAAGCGGTATGAGAAGGAGCAGGAAAAAATTAAGAAAATGGAGGAATATATTGACAGATTTCGAGCTGGAATAAAGGCAAGACAGGCGAAAGGACGACAAAAAATACTGGATAGAATCGAGAGAATGGAAGATCCTGTATTTAATCCGCAAAGAATGAGGCTAAAATTTGAAGCGGCTAAAATGAGCGGAGAAAATGTATTGAAAGTTAGAAATTTGTCTAAAAGCTTTGACGGGAAAAAAGTTTTGAATAATATAAATTTTGAGCTTTTCCGTGGAGAAAGAGTTGGAATTATTGGAAAAAATGGAATTGGGAAATCTACACTTCTAAAAATACTTTTGGATAAGTTGCCAAAGGATACAGGGGAAATTGAATTTGGAACAAGGCTAAAAATCGGATATTATGATCAGAATCATCAGGAATTTTCACAGGAAAGCACAATTTTACAGGAAATAAATAATTCACTTGATTTGACGGAAGAATACTTGCGAACACTTGCAGGTGGATTTTTGTTTTCAGGAGATGATGTGCAGAAAAAAATCAGTATGCTAAGCGGTGGAGAAAGAGTTCGTGTGGCATTTTTGAAACTTTATATGGAAAAAGCCAACTTTTTGATTTTAGATGAACCGACGAACCATCTGGATGTTTATTCCATCGAAGTGCTGGAGGACGCTTTAGAGGATTTTGACGGAACAATGCTTGTTGTTTCCCACAACAGACACTTTTTAGACACAATCTGCAACACAATTTACTGCCTTGACGAAAACGGACTTACAAAATTCAAAGGAAATTACGAAGACTACAAAGAAAGCCTAAAAACAGCAAAATCAGCTTCTCAAGGAACAGACCTCGAAACGAAGGAAGAGAAAAAACTTTCATATCAGGAGCAAAAGGAACAGTCAAGAAAAATCGCAAAATTGAAACGTGATATTGAAAAACTGGAAAAGGAAATGGAAAAAATTACAGAAATGAGAGAAAACTTGAATACAGAATATGAAAAGGCTGGAAAAGAAAACAATATGGAAAAACTGATGGAAGTGCAGGAAAAGCTGGACAAACTGGAAGAAGAAGAGATGGAGAAGATGGAAGAGTGGGATGTGAAGAGTGGGGAGTTGGAAAATTTAGAATAA
- a CDS encoding transposase, with protein sequence MKKILEKIGKDELLEYSRLGDKFSVGNYIGSSNDFHIFTSINPYGKYEGYKFLKEEEELKRLGRNKWYLELMKEKIRERTLNKGKTVILRKDNFFEHLFEYFIKNKIRLQISYDRDWNNNGYLIKNSDEFFWFHFCDEKDENEEEIIKKYGVKIIRAGKNVIKDIIVEDSEIKKNKLIKVYDLDDVLGDIIFQDNNYILIYEKDLFFGDYKFTILKMSDIEEINDRMNLIETKDINLEEIFPNIVKMKIEEVLKKCFENKILVHFEYEKSYSEKFGIIERFDNEKIILKEIDKMTGIFISKSEILVEDVSFLFVRNCKVLGIEK encoded by the coding sequence ATGAAAAAGATTTTAGAAAAAATTGGGAAAGATGAGTTGTTGGAGTATTCACGTTTAGGAGATAAATTTTCTGTTGGAAATTATATTGGAAGTAGTAATGATTTTCATATTTTTACATCAATTAATCCATATGGAAAATACGAAGGTTATAAATTTTTAAAAGAAGAAGAAGAATTGAAAAGATTAGGAAGAAATAAGTGGTATTTAGAATTAATGAAGGAGAAAATACGAGAAAGAACTTTAAATAAAGGGAAAACTGTTATTTTAAGAAAAGATAATTTTTTTGAACATTTATTTGAATATTTTATAAAAAATAAAATAAGATTGCAAATTTCTTATGATAGAGATTGGAATAACAATGGCTATTTAATTAAAAATTCAGATGAATTTTTTTGGTTTCATTTTTGTGATGAAAAAGATGAAAACGAAGAAGAAATTATAAAAAAATATGGAGTAAAAATTATAAGAGCAGGAAAAAACGTTATAAAAGATATTATTGTAGAAGATAGCGAAATTAAAAAAAATAAATTGATAAAAGTTTATGATTTGGACGATGTTTTAGGTGATATTATTTTTCAAGATAATAATTATATTTTGATTTATGAGAAGGATTTATTTTTTGGCGATTATAAATTTACGATATTAAAAATGTCTGATATTGAAGAAATTAACGATAGAATGAATTTAATAGAAACAAAAGATATAAATTTAGAAGAAATTTTTCCAAATATTGTAAAAATGAAAATAGAAGAAGTTTTGAAAAAGTGCTTTGAAAATAAAATATTAGTGCATTTTGAGTATGAGAAATCATATTCTGAAAAATTTGGGATAATTGAAAGATTTGATAATGAGAAAATAATTTTAAAAGAAATAGATAAAATGACGGGAATTTTTATTTCTAAATCGGAAATATTGGTTGAAGATGTTTCATTTTTGTTTGTGAGAAATTGCAAAGTTTTGGGAATTGAGAAGTAA